In Paenibacillus hexagrammi, the following are encoded in one genomic region:
- a CDS encoding aldo/keto reductase, which produces MKYRRLGKTELKVSIVGVGTWQFGGEWGLDYTQDEADAILDKAAELGINLIDTAECYGDHLSESFIGSYLSRRKREDWIVATKFGHHFHERFTRTDNYTAQDVVKQLDASLKALQTDYIDLYQFHSGPDSAFDSDELWNVLNEQVKAGKVRHLGTSIGSNSNIHQTEASTRVNSQAIQVVYNRLDRAPEELVFPSCQQQDLGVLARVPLASGYLSGKYKPGAVFDKTDVRHRHDQESTMKKLEEVQRIQQEEVPAGMDMAKWALAWCLKHPAVTTVIPGCKTPEQVAANASAVELVSDNHPQAWKES; this is translated from the coding sequence ATGAAGTATCGTAGACTTGGAAAAACAGAATTAAAGGTTTCCATCGTTGGCGTCGGCACATGGCAATTTGGCGGGGAATGGGGATTGGATTACACCCAAGACGAAGCAGATGCCATTCTGGATAAAGCCGCGGAGCTCGGCATTAATCTCATTGATACGGCGGAATGCTACGGCGATCACTTATCCGAATCATTCATCGGCAGTTATTTATCCAGACGCAAGCGTGAAGATTGGATTGTAGCAACCAAGTTCGGACATCACTTTCACGAACGCTTTACAAGAACGGATAATTACACAGCTCAAGACGTTGTTAAACAATTGGATGCTTCGCTTAAAGCGCTTCAAACGGACTACATAGATTTGTATCAATTTCACTCAGGGCCAGACTCGGCGTTCGATAGCGATGAGCTATGGAATGTATTGAATGAGCAGGTCAAAGCAGGTAAGGTAAGACATCTTGGGACTTCGATTGGCAGCAACAGCAACATTCATCAAACAGAAGCTTCCACAAGAGTGAATTCCCAGGCTATCCAAGTCGTCTATAACAGGCTTGACCGTGCTCCGGAGGAATTGGTGTTTCCTTCCTGCCAGCAGCAAGATCTAGGTGTATTAGCTAGGGTACCTTTAGCCAGCGGCTATTTGAGCGGGAAATACAAGCCCGGTGCTGTTTTTGACAAAACTGATGTGCGTCATCGCCACGATCAAGAGAGCACTATGAAAAAGCTGGAGGAAGTTCAGCGCATTCAGCAAGAAGAAGTGCCTGCCGGCATGGATATGGCGAAGTGGGCTCTTGCCTGGTGCTTGAAGCATCCGGCTGTGACAACGGTAATTCCAGGCTGCAAAACGCCTGAACAGGTAGCCGCTAATGCAAGTGCAGTAGAGCTTGTCAGTGACAACCATCCTCAGGCGTGGAAAGAGAGCTAA
- the pheT gene encoding phenylalanine--tRNA ligase subunit beta — translation MKVSYQWLSEYVDVTGFTAEELAEKLTRSGIEVDIVEDRNKGVTNVVVGYVKAREKHPDADKLSVCTLDAGLGEDLQIVCGAKNVAAGQKVPVALVGAELPDGLKIKRAKLRGVESQGMICSAKELGLNDKLLPKEIQEGILVLPEDTEVGRSILDVLAINDKVLELDLTPNRSDALSMIGAAYEIAAILGRSVKLPDAETALQAAGGAAVKAADRISVNITAKEQCTHYAARLIEGVRVGTSPLWMQNRLMAAGIRPINNVVDITNFVMLEYGQPLHAFDADQLSGGHVDVRLAREGEKLVTLDDVERTLEPHMLLITDGTKPVGLAGVMGGANSEVTEGTTRILLESAKFAGSSIRKTSRQLGLRSEASLRFEKEVNPEAVLPALNRAASLMAQYAAGQVADGIVEAIVEGSHKPVRIELSVDRVNSYLGTALTLAEIEQILDRLSFTFVKTDDGQLLVHVPSRRGDITRDVDLIEEVARLFGYDNIPTTLMSGVTTPGSLTKEQSIRRITRNLLTQSGVHEVVTYSFTHPEQNNLLAGLYPAAKPIPLAMPMSEDRSELRTSLLPHLLEVVSYNRNRNIDNVAIFELAKVFVTEESQLTTLPQEKLLLSIAMTGKRSASHWGQKAEHVDFFDLKGIFERLTGYLGIEGIEFAAAAPEGFHPGRTAELYINTAAGRTLIGRAGQLHPALQQQRDLDDTYVLEVEMEPLIAASSHTIAYKLLPRYPSVGRDLAVVVDAGAPVGHMQQTIRAAAGELLESISVFDIYTGDRLGAGKKSVAFALIFRHGDRTLLDEEVTELHGKIVQALEQEFSAELRK, via the coding sequence ATGAAAGTATCCTATCAGTGGCTGTCCGAATACGTGGATGTAACGGGCTTTACGGCCGAGGAATTAGCTGAAAAATTAACCCGCAGCGGGATTGAAGTCGATATCGTGGAAGACCGAAACAAAGGAGTTACTAATGTTGTGGTGGGCTACGTCAAAGCCCGCGAGAAGCATCCAGATGCCGATAAATTGAGCGTATGTACGCTGGATGCGGGACTAGGGGAAGATCTTCAGATCGTTTGCGGAGCCAAGAACGTAGCGGCTGGGCAAAAGGTGCCTGTCGCGCTTGTAGGCGCTGAGCTGCCGGATGGTTTGAAAATCAAGCGCGCTAAGCTGCGCGGCGTTGAATCACAAGGCATGATCTGCTCCGCGAAGGAGCTGGGATTGAACGATAAATTGCTGCCAAAAGAAATCCAGGAAGGCATTTTGGTGCTTCCTGAAGATACAGAAGTAGGCCGCTCCATTCTGGACGTGCTTGCGATCAACGATAAAGTACTGGAGCTGGATCTGACACCGAACCGCTCTGATGCGCTCAGCATGATCGGAGCGGCCTACGAGATCGCTGCGATTCTCGGCCGCAGCGTCAAGCTGCCTGATGCGGAGACTGCTCTGCAGGCTGCAGGAGGCGCAGCCGTTAAGGCCGCTGATCGCATCAGCGTGAACATCACAGCGAAGGAGCAGTGCACGCACTATGCCGCCCGTCTGATCGAGGGCGTGCGCGTCGGCACTTCACCGCTGTGGATGCAGAACCGATTGATGGCCGCAGGCATTCGCCCCATCAACAACGTCGTCGACATCACGAACTTCGTGATGCTTGAATACGGACAGCCGCTGCACGCGTTTGACGCGGACCAGCTGAGCGGCGGGCATGTCGATGTGCGCCTCGCCCGCGAAGGCGAGAAGCTTGTCACGCTCGACGATGTAGAGCGTACGCTTGAGCCGCACATGCTGCTCATCACCGACGGCACGAAGCCGGTAGGGCTTGCAGGTGTCATGGGCGGAGCCAACTCCGAAGTGACGGAAGGCACAACGCGGATCCTGCTAGAGTCCGCGAAGTTCGCGGGCAGCTCCATCCGCAAGACGTCGCGCCAGCTGGGACTTCGCTCTGAAGCGAGCCTTCGCTTCGAGAAAGAAGTCAACCCGGAAGCGGTGCTTCCGGCATTGAACCGCGCCGCGTCCTTGATGGCACAGTACGCGGCAGGCCAAGTTGCCGACGGTATCGTAGAAGCCATCGTCGAGGGTTCACACAAACCGGTCCGCATCGAGCTATCGGTGGACCGTGTGAACAGCTACCTCGGCACCGCGCTCACGCTGGCCGAGATTGAGCAAATTCTGGACCGTCTCAGCTTCACCTTCGTGAAGACGGATGACGGACAGCTGCTCGTGCACGTGCCGAGCCGCCGCGGCGACATTACCCGGGATGTCGATCTGATCGAAGAAGTCGCACGGCTCTTCGGCTATGACAACATCCCGACGACACTGATGAGCGGTGTGACGACACCCGGCTCTTTAACCAAAGAGCAGTCGATCCGCCGCATCACGCGGAATCTGCTTACACAAAGCGGTGTGCATGAAGTCGTGACCTATTCCTTCACGCACCCCGAGCAAAATAACCTGCTTGCGGGATTATATCCTGCTGCCAAGCCAATTCCGCTGGCGATGCCGATGAGTGAGGACCGCAGCGAGCTGCGTACCAGCCTACTGCCGCATTTGCTTGAAGTGGTCAGCTATAACCGAAACCGCAATATCGATAATGTGGCGATCTTTGAACTGGCTAAAGTTTTCGTTACGGAAGAATCGCAGCTCACAACGCTTCCGCAAGAAAAGCTGCTGCTCTCCATCGCGATGACAGGCAAACGGTCAGCTTCCCATTGGGGACAAAAAGCGGAACATGTAGACTTTTTTGATCTAAAAGGAATCTTCGAGCGTCTAACTGGTTATCTGGGAATTGAAGGCATCGAGTTTGCTGCCGCGGCTCCCGAAGGATTCCACCCTGGACGCACCGCCGAATTGTATATCAACACAGCCGCCGGCAGAACATTGATTGGCCGGGCAGGACAGCTTCATCCGGCACTGCAGCAGCAGCGTGATCTGGATGATACGTATGTGCTTGAAGTGGAGATGGAACCGCTAATTGCGGCATCGTCTCATACGATTGCCTATAAACTGCTTCCTCGCTACCCTTCCGTGGGGAGAGATCTCGCTGTTGTCGTGGATGCAGGTGCGCCGGTAGGACATATGCAGCAAACGATTCGAGCTGCTGCCGGTGAGCTGCTGGAGTCCATCTCCGTATTCGATATCTACACCGGAGATCGTCTAGGCGCCGGCAAGAAGAGCGTAGCCTTCGCTCTGATATTCCGCCATGGGGATAGAACTTTGCTCGATGAAGAAGTAACAGAGCTTCACGGCAAGATAGTTCAGGCGCTCGAACAGGAGTTTTCCGCAGAGCTAAGAAAATAG
- a CDS encoding energy-coupling factor ABC transporter ATP-binding protein, with translation MTAILEARGISYRYPGTSADALHELSLQIPMGKKTAICGHNGSGKSTFFLHTIGIHKPAKGSLLWKGSEISYKRESIQRLRRQIGLVFQDPEQQLILNTPLEDVSFGLRNAGVSEQEINERTAAILSVMGLSELSDTPIHQLSLGQKKRVALAGVLVLEPDLLILDEPTAYLDRVSEQQLIEELNRIHSRGIGMVMATHDMNLAYSWADWILVMDRGSCVLQGTPEYVFGRGDQLHDLGLELPMLLDLWRSLPEHVRAGQAPPRDLAAFKQLIEKL, from the coding sequence ATGACCGCTATTTTAGAGGCGCGAGGAATCAGCTACCGCTATCCCGGAACGTCTGCGGATGCGCTTCATGAATTATCCCTGCAGATTCCTATGGGAAAAAAGACCGCCATATGCGGGCACAACGGCTCGGGGAAATCAACATTTTTTCTTCATACAATCGGTATTCATAAGCCTGCAAAAGGGAGTTTGTTGTGGAAGGGCAGCGAGATTTCTTACAAGAGGGAGTCTATTCAACGCTTGCGTAGGCAGATCGGACTTGTGTTTCAGGACCCGGAGCAGCAGCTGATTTTGAACACGCCCCTTGAGGATGTATCCTTCGGTCTTCGCAATGCAGGTGTGTCAGAGCAGGAAATCAACGAAAGAACCGCAGCTATATTAAGCGTGATGGGCCTTAGCGAATTGTCGGATACACCTATACATCAATTAAGCTTGGGGCAAAAGAAGCGGGTAGCGCTTGCAGGTGTCTTGGTGCTTGAACCCGACTTGCTGATTTTGGATGAACCGACGGCTTATCTGGACCGGGTATCGGAGCAGCAGCTAATCGAAGAACTGAATCGGATCCACAGCCGGGGAATCGGCATGGTGATGGCGACGCATGATATGAATCTGGCTTATTCTTGGGCGGATTGGATTCTTGTGATGGATCGAGGATCCTGTGTGCTGCAGGGAACGCCGGAATATGTATTTGGCAGAGGGGATCAGCTGCATGATCTGGGACTGGAGCTTCCGATGCTGCTGGACTTGTGGCGTTCCTTACCTGAACATGTCCGCGCCGGGCAAGCTCCTCCCAGAGATCTTGCTGCTTTCAAACAATTGATTGAGAAGCTTTAG
- a CDS encoding MarR family winged helix-turn-helix transcriptional regulator, with protein MNEAMSSYTERFRTAFDSTYRKLNQAVLSKLEFDITGPQYFMLFMIMKQGSAKQTQLAELMGVKPSAITVMIDRLVQSGYVVRKHHETDRRVVLVELTEDGRHVLQTAEQTHKEVAAQGLSQLSPEELDLFIRMMEKLATYY; from the coding sequence ATGAATGAGGCAATGAGCTCTTATACCGAGCGTTTTCGGACTGCTTTTGATTCGACGTATCGAAAATTAAACCAAGCTGTTTTATCCAAGCTTGAATTTGATATTACGGGTCCTCAATATTTCATGCTTTTTATGATTATGAAGCAAGGCTCCGCAAAACAAACGCAGCTAGCTGAGTTAATGGGAGTCAAACCGAGTGCTATTACTGTCATGATTGATCGTCTTGTCCAAAGCGGCTATGTAGTTCGCAAGCATCATGAAACCGATCGAAGAGTCGTATTGGTTGAGCTAACGGAGGATGGAAGGCATGTTCTGCAAACAGCGGAGCAAACGCACAAAGAAGTAGCTGCACAAGGTTTATCCCAGCTTTCGCCGGAGGAACTGGATTTATTCATTCGTATGATGGAAAAGCTTGCAACTTATTATTAA
- the cbiQ gene encoding cobalt ECF transporter T component CbiQ: MMKLIDALSYNNKLRTVSSEWRSSFAAILFLLSYLAHPFIQILVLLWMSVWIVAYAGIPLKYFLTLLSMSSVFFLASLPGILIEFTAGTFLISASGLSLALHLWLRTTVCVSCMLFLVFTVPVSEWMQLLNKLRVPSLVIEIMMIMYRFLFVLSDTAHDMFVAQRARGGHRGLANGLRDTAMIIVRLFAKTMYRYKALSFGLLSRGFTEHIELPISPRKSVSLRYWTEGLLGILLLIMLEWMLEWKGER, translated from the coding sequence ATGATGAAGCTGATTGATGCCCTATCCTATAACAACAAGCTGCGGACGGTTTCTTCCGAGTGGAGAAGCAGCTTCGCAGCCATTCTTTTCCTGCTGTCTTATCTAGCGCATCCTTTCATACAAATTCTAGTGCTGCTCTGGATGTCGGTCTGGATTGTAGCCTATGCAGGAATACCGCTAAAATATTTTCTCACACTTTTATCGATGTCCAGTGTTTTCTTTCTTGCCAGTTTACCTGGTATATTAATTGAGTTTACAGCCGGCACATTCTTGATTTCAGCCTCCGGGCTGAGTCTCGCCCTTCATTTGTGGTTGCGGACTACGGTTTGCGTGTCATGCATGCTGTTTCTTGTTTTTACAGTGCCTGTTTCCGAATGGATGCAGCTCTTGAATAAGCTTCGTGTACCCTCCTTAGTGATTGAAATTATGATGATTATGTACCGATTCTTGTTTGTACTCTCCGACACTGCCCATGATATGTTTGTGGCTCAGCGAGCTCGAGGCGGACATAGGGGGCTGGCAAACGGACTGCGCGACACCGCTATGATTATTGTTAGGTTGTTTGCCAAGACCATGTACAGATATAAAGCGCTGTCGTTCGGTCTCTTATCAAGAGGCTTTACGGAGCATATAGAGTTACCTATTTCTCCAAGAAAGTCAGTATCGCTGAGATATTGGACGGAAGGTCTTCTAGGAATATTGCTCTTGATCATGTTAGAGTGGATGCTTGAATGGAAAGGGGAAAGGTGA
- a CDS encoding energy-coupling factor ABC transporter permease, producing the protein MTFKKMLSTLMLIFGFTVYLLLNDPQQAYAMHIMEGFLPLKWVLIWWAVFLPFFVLGLRSLIRITKEAPELKMMLGLAGAFTFVLSALKIPSVTGSSSHPTGTGLGAVMFGPLPMSVLGSIVLLFQAVLLAHGGLTTLGANAFSMAVAGPIVGYWAYKVMMKSTGKQKLSIFTAAALADLSTYVITSIQLALAFPAEHGGVWASFLKFGGIFAITQIPLAISEGLLTVLIWNWLQAYSSNELSILQRTMKGVRES; encoded by the coding sequence ATGACATTCAAAAAAATGTTAAGCACGCTGATGCTCATCTTCGGATTTACCGTGTATCTGCTTCTCAATGATCCGCAGCAAGCGTACGCTATGCACATTATGGAGGGATTTCTCCCGCTGAAATGGGTGCTGATCTGGTGGGCGGTTTTCTTGCCTTTCTTTGTCTTAGGCTTGCGTTCGCTGATTCGAATTACAAAGGAAGCGCCGGAGCTGAAGATGATGCTTGGCTTGGCGGGGGCCTTTACGTTTGTACTCTCTGCGCTCAAAATTCCTTCCGTTACCGGAAGCAGCTCGCATCCGACAGGGACAGGTCTCGGAGCCGTGATGTTCGGACCGCTGCCAATGAGCGTCCTGGGCTCGATCGTGCTATTGTTTCAAGCAGTATTACTGGCGCATGGCGGATTGACAACATTAGGGGCTAATGCCTTCTCCATGGCAGTCGCAGGTCCGATCGTTGGCTATTGGGCGTATAAAGTGATGATGAAATCCACCGGCAAACAAAAGCTGTCCATCTTCACGGCAGCAGCTCTAGCGGACCTATCCACGTATGTGATTACATCCATACAATTGGCGTTGGCGTTTCCGGCGGAACACGGAGGCGTATGGGCGTCGTTTTTGAAATTCGGCGGTATCTTCGCCATCACACAGATTCCTTTGGCGATTAGCGAGGGATTGCTTACCGTATTAATTTGGAATTGGCTGCAGGCCTACAGCTCCAACGAGTTATCCATCTTGCAGCGTACGATGAAAGGAGTCCGGGAGTCATGA
- a CDS encoding energy-coupling factor ABC transporter substrate-binding protein, whose translation MKIRTHSFILIAIIVLLAVLPLIFVSGDFGGADDAAEGLIQTLAPSYVPWFSSLFELPSETESLLFALQAAIGAGFIGYAIGVFKGRASRDKDV comes from the coding sequence ATGAAAATCCGTACACATTCCTTCATTTTAATAGCGATCATCGTGTTACTTGCCGTTCTGCCTCTTATATTTGTAAGCGGGGACTTCGGCGGGGCGGACGATGCCGCGGAAGGCTTGATTCAAACACTTGCTCCTTCCTACGTGCCGTGGTTCTCGTCGCTGTTTGAGCTTCCTTCGGAAACGGAGAGCCTGCTGTTCGCTTTACAGGCGGCAATTGGAGCCGGCTTCATCGGATATGCCATCGGCGTCTTCAAAGGGCGGGCCTCCAGAGATAAAGACGTATGA
- a CDS encoding MDR family MFS transporter, which produces MEHSQAQASTSAPKNRGLLLTGLIIAMLFGALDGTIVGTAMPRIVGEFGGLGLMAWLTTAYMLTSTVVVPIAGKLADLIGRRVVYVTGLLIFIGASALCGMAQNMTELIWFRGLQGIGGGIMMPMAMIIIGDLFTGKQRAKWQGVFGAIFGLATVIGPQVGGWIVDSLNWRWVFYINLPVGILATILIALALPKHRASGNVRFDIPGIVTMIVGVVSLLLALTFGGKDYPWLSWQIIGLIVVALISLVAFAIIESRAQEPILPVRLFKNRTFTTINGVGFLMSVGMFGAIMFVPLFMQGIVGISASASGTVMTPMMVTMIIASMVSGQFIHKVGVRKQMLLGMIVMAAGFYLLSTMGMDTTKLTASSYMLILGLGMGLVMPILTLALQESFPKSELGVVTSSSQFFRQIGGTFGMTILGAVMNHKSTVLLEQNLSPVVNQLPAQSAEMAAQLNQMIHTNPQGLYSSLLSPEMLAQMPKEFVLNLLPIVKNALITSLHQVFYFGLLFVILGAVVTLFIGHIKVSDRKSKQEHSSPELA; this is translated from the coding sequence ATGGAACATTCTCAAGCTCAAGCTTCAACATCGGCTCCTAAAAATCGCGGACTCTTACTAACGGGACTCATCATTGCCATGTTATTCGGGGCGCTGGATGGTACCATTGTCGGTACCGCTATGCCACGAATCGTAGGTGAATTCGGCGGGCTTGGTCTAATGGCTTGGCTTACAACCGCCTATATGCTAACCTCTACCGTTGTCGTTCCTATTGCCGGTAAACTTGCCGACTTAATCGGCAGGCGGGTTGTCTATGTAACTGGCCTTCTGATTTTCATTGGCGCCTCTGCACTCTGCGGAATGGCGCAAAACATGACCGAGCTGATATGGTTCCGTGGGCTACAGGGAATCGGAGGCGGTATCATGATGCCAATGGCGATGATCATTATCGGGGATTTATTCACGGGTAAACAGCGTGCTAAATGGCAAGGTGTATTCGGTGCAATCTTCGGTTTGGCTACTGTCATCGGTCCCCAAGTCGGAGGATGGATCGTGGATTCCCTAAACTGGCGCTGGGTGTTCTATATTAATCTTCCTGTCGGGATTCTTGCAACCATCCTAATCGCACTCGCGCTTCCTAAACATAGAGCATCAGGCAACGTCAGATTTGACATTCCCGGTATTGTTACTATGATTGTGGGAGTCGTCAGTCTTCTGCTTGCCTTAACTTTCGGCGGCAAGGATTACCCATGGCTGTCTTGGCAAATTATTGGTTTGATTGTAGTTGCCCTAATATCACTTGTAGCTTTTGCCATTATCGAAAGCAGAGCACAAGAGCCTATTCTTCCCGTGCGTTTGTTTAAAAACAGAACATTTACTACGATCAATGGTGTCGGTTTTCTAATGTCCGTCGGGATGTTTGGAGCCATCATGTTCGTGCCGCTATTTATGCAAGGTATCGTTGGAATCAGCGCTTCTGCATCCGGTACCGTCATGACGCCTATGATGGTCACCATGATTATTGCAAGTATGGTGTCCGGCCAATTTATCCACAAGGTCGGTGTTCGCAAGCAAATGCTGCTCGGTATGATTGTAATGGCAGCAGGCTTCTATTTATTGTCTACCATGGGAATGGATACAACCAAGCTAACGGCTTCCAGTTATATGCTTATTCTTGGATTAGGCATGGGTCTTGTCATGCCGATTCTGACACTCGCTTTGCAAGAAAGCTTTCCGAAATCGGAGCTCGGCGTAGTGACATCTTCAAGCCAGTTCTTCCGTCAAATTGGCGGTACCTTCGGTATGACGATTCTGGGAGCAGTTATGAATCATAAATCAACCGTTCTATTGGAACAAAATTTATCACCGGTTGTGAATCAGCTGCCTGCTCAATCCGCAGAAATGGCAGCACAACTCAATCAGATGATTCACACGAATCCGCAAGGGCTCTACTCATCGCTGCTAAGCCCTGAGATGCTTGCTCAAATGCCTAAGGAATTTGTACTAAACCTGCTTCCAATAGTGAAAAACGCCCTTATCACGTCTCTGCATCAAGTGTTCTACTTCGGGCTGCTGTTCGTGATACTTGGAGCGGTTGTCACTTTGTTCATCGGCCACATTAAAGTATCTGACCGCAAATCAAAGCAGGAGCATTCCTCTCCGGAGCTTGCATAA
- the lepB gene encoding signal peptidase I, whose product MNKILSFVKEWVPSVAISVIAALVINTYVAQAMTVPTGSMLPTIQLQDELIVEKMKPLTDFAFGDIVVFWPPIEGNKDRYVKRLIGLPGDTIEIKDGALYRNGEKVDEPYVKDPMKYTFTKVTVPAGNYFFLGDNRNDSYDSHLWKTPFVPEKDLIGKAVFRLFPLTHIGTID is encoded by the coding sequence ATGAACAAAATACTCTCGTTTGTCAAGGAATGGGTTCCGAGTGTAGCGATTTCCGTCATAGCTGCACTGGTCATCAACACGTATGTGGCTCAAGCGATGACGGTGCCTACAGGCTCCATGCTGCCGACGATTCAACTTCAAGATGAGCTGATTGTAGAAAAGATGAAGCCTCTTACAGATTTCGCCTTTGGGGATATTGTTGTATTTTGGCCCCCTATTGAAGGCAATAAGGACCGTTATGTAAAAAGACTGATCGGCCTCCCGGGCGATACGATTGAGATCAAAGACGGGGCGCTTTACCGAAACGGCGAGAAGGTGGATGAGCCTTACGTGAAGGACCCGATGAAATATACCTTTACGAAGGTTACCGTTCCTGCCGGAAATTACTTCTTTCTCGGTGATAATCGGAATGACAGCTACGACTCACACCTGTGGAAAACACCTTTCGTTCCGGAAAAGGACTTAATCGGCAAGGCTGTATTTCGCTTGTTCCCGCTCACCCATATCGGCACAATTGATTAA
- the pheS gene encoding phenylalanine--tRNA ligase subunit alpha, translated as MKERLEALKLDALQELEQVKNQQELNDLRIKYLGKKGPLTEILRGMGALSAEERPIIGQVANDVRAAIEGVIEEKQAAYLKQETDNRLRAEMIDVTLPGKPSQQGAVHPLSKIIQDIEDIFIGMGYSVAEGPEVEQDYYNFEALNLPKDHPARDMQDSFYITEEILMRTQTSPVQVRTMEKRKGDVPIKIICPGKVYRRDDDDATHSHMFTQIEGLVIDRNIRMSDLKGTLLQFVQEMYGKQTRIRLRPSFFPFTEPSVEVDVSCAMCGGAGCRTCKQTGWLEILGAGMVHPRVLEMGGYDPKEYSGFAFGMGVERIAMLKYGIEDIRHFYTNDLRFLKQFVHL; from the coding sequence ATGAAAGAGCGATTAGAAGCGTTAAAGCTTGATGCGCTACAAGAACTCGAGCAAGTAAAGAATCAGCAGGAATTAAATGATCTGCGAATTAAGTACTTAGGTAAAAAGGGCCCGTTAACCGAGATTCTGCGCGGAATGGGCGCACTTAGCGCAGAAGAAAGACCAATCATTGGCCAGGTTGCCAACGATGTGAGAGCTGCGATTGAAGGTGTAATTGAAGAGAAGCAAGCTGCGTATCTGAAGCAGGAGACAGATAATCGGCTGCGCGCGGAAATGATTGATGTGACGCTTCCGGGCAAGCCCTCTCAACAAGGAGCAGTTCATCCGTTAAGTAAAATCATTCAAGATATCGAGGATATCTTCATTGGAATGGGCTACTCGGTAGCCGAGGGACCTGAGGTAGAGCAGGATTATTACAATTTTGAGGCGCTTAACCTGCCTAAAGACCATCCGGCTCGCGATATGCAGGATTCCTTTTATATCACAGAAGAAATTTTGATGCGTACTCAGACCTCACCGGTGCAAGTTCGCACCATGGAAAAGCGCAAAGGCGATGTGCCGATTAAAATCATTTGCCCTGGTAAAGTATACCGCCGTGATGATGATGATGCGACGCATTCTCATATGTTTACACAAATAGAGGGTCTCGTGATCGACCGCAATATCCGTATGAGCGATTTGAAAGGAACTTTGCTTCAGTTCGTACAGGAAATGTACGGCAAGCAGACCCGGATCCGATTGCGCCCAAGCTTCTTCCCGTTCACCGAGCCGAGCGTAGAGGTAGACGTAAGCTGCGCCATGTGCGGAGGAGCAGGATGCAGAACGTGTAAGCAAACGGGATGGCTTGAAATTTTGGGAGCAGGTATGGTTCATCCTCGTGTGCTCGAAATGGGCGGCTATGATCCGAAAGAGTATTCCGGCTTTGCATTTGGAATGGGTGTGGAGCGTATCGCCATGCTGAAATATGGAATCGAAGATATCCGCCATTTTTATACAAACGATTTACGTTTCTTGAAGCAATTCGTACATCTGTAA